In Morococcus cerebrosus, a single genomic region encodes these proteins:
- a CDS encoding protein adenylyltransferase SelO, with translation MHTLPLLTQQFAELSPFFYSRVSPEPLTAPYWVAFNTDLAAELNLDTDFQTTANLAYLSGNAPQYAPAPIASVYSGHQFGVYTPRLGDGRAILIGDSVDAAGQRQEWQLKGAGKTPYSRFADGRAVLRSSIREYLCSEAMHGLGIPTTRALALCGSDDPVYRETVETAAVLTRIAPSFLRFGHFEYFYYTGREAEIQQLADYLIRHYYHDCRDADNPYATLLEQIRNRTADTVAAWQSVGFCHGVMNTDNMSALGLTIDYGPFGFLDDYDRRHVCNHSDTQGRYAYNAQPFVAHWNFSALASCFDTLVPHDTLEQLIDGWTEVFQTTYLEKMRRKLGLQQADKRDDESLIADLFASLQDQKTDFTLFFRNLSEVSNTHGEPLPPKLEQTFKNGVPPAFIRWLGRYRQRLRAENSHPAERASRMNRTNPLYILRNYLAEQAIAQARNGDYREIERLRRCLARPFDEQAEFADLAEPPPEGSIPVCVSCSS, from the coding sequence ATGCACACACTCCCCCTGCTTACCCAACAGTTCGCCGAACTCTCGCCGTTTTTCTATTCCCGCGTTTCCCCTGAGCCGCTGACCGCGCCCTACTGGGTCGCCTTCAACACCGATTTGGCGGCAGAGTTGAATCTGGATACAGATTTTCAGACGACCGCCAACCTTGCCTACCTCAGCGGCAACGCCCCGCAATACGCGCCCGCGCCCATTGCCAGTGTTTACAGCGGCCATCAGTTCGGCGTCTATACCCCGCGTCTTGGCGACGGGCGCGCGATCTTGATTGGCGATTCCGTCGATGCCGCGGGACAACGCCAAGAGTGGCAGCTCAAAGGTGCGGGCAAAACGCCCTATTCCCGCTTTGCCGACGGGCGCGCCGTCTTGCGCTCCTCCATCCGCGAATACCTCTGTTCCGAAGCCATGCACGGTCTCGGCATCCCCACGACCCGCGCCCTCGCCCTGTGCGGCAGCGACGACCCCGTTTATCGGGAAACCGTCGAAACCGCCGCCGTCCTGACCCGCATCGCCCCGAGCTTTTTGCGTTTCGGCCATTTCGAATACTTCTATTACACCGGCCGCGAAGCCGAAATCCAACAACTTGCCGACTACCTCATCCGGCATTACTACCACGACTGCCGAGATGCCGACAATCCCTATGCCACCCTGTTGGAACAAATCCGCAACCGCACCGCCGATACCGTCGCCGCATGGCAAAGCGTCGGCTTCTGCCACGGCGTGATGAATACCGACAACATGTCTGCATTGGGGCTGACCATAGACTACGGCCCTTTCGGCTTCCTCGACGACTACGACCGCCGCCACGTCTGCAACCATTCCGACACCCAAGGCCGCTACGCCTACAATGCCCAGCCCTTCGTCGCCCATTGGAATTTCTCCGCCCTCGCCTCCTGCTTCGACACCCTCGTCCCACACGACACCCTCGAGCAACTCATCGACGGCTGGACAGAAGTTTTTCAGACGACCTATTTAGAGAAAATGCGCCGCAAACTCGGTTTGCAGCAAGCAGACAAGAGAGACGACGAAAGCCTTATCGCCGACCTCTTCGCCTCCCTGCAAGACCAAAAAACCGACTTCACCCTGTTTTTCAGGAACCTGTCCGAAGTCAGCAATACACACGGCGAACCCCTCCCGCCCAAACTCGAACAGACCTTCAAAAACGGCGTCCCGCCCGCCTTCATCCGCTGGCTCGGACGCTACCGCCAACGCCTGCGCGCCGAAAACAGCCATCCCGCCGAACGCGCATCACGCATGAACCGAACCAACCCGCTCTACATCCTGCGCAACTACCTTGCCGAACAAGCCATCGCCCAAGCCCGAAACGGCGACTACCGCGAAATCGAACGCCTGCGCCGCTGCCTCGCCCGTCCCTTTGACGAACAGGCAGAGTTCGCCGACCTTGCCGAACCGCCGCCCGAAGGCAGCATTCCGGTTTGCGTCAGTTGTTCAAGTTGA
- the yegQ gene encoding tRNA 5-hydroxyuridine modification protein YegQ — protein sequence MKAPELLLPAGGLERMRAAYDYGADAVYAGSPRYSLRARNNEFAKLDVLEQGIKEAHERNKKFFLTVNTLPHNSKLKTFVADMEPLIAMKPDALIMADPGLIMTVREKWPEMPIHLSVQANTTNYWGVKFWQNIGVERIILSRELSMEEIAEIRQECPDIELEVFIHGALCIAYSGRCLLSGYFNHRDPNQGTCTNSCRWDYKVHNATESDAGDAQLLQGFNFEKAQEEANQNFEGINGQKRHPYADKVFLIEESNRPGEMMPIMEDEHGTYIMNSKDLRGIEVVEKLAKIGVDSLKVEGRTKSLYYVARVSQSYRKAIDDAVAGRPFDYSLLSELEGLANRGYTSGFLERHQTQDYQNYLSGHSTAKQSQYVGHVTEIDAEGWATVEVKNRFAVGDTLEIIHPEGNQTVTLEQMTRKGAAVEVAPGNGIQVKIPNMQGKEKALLARVIK from the coding sequence ATGAAAGCACCCGAACTCCTTCTTCCCGCCGGCGGCCTTGAACGTATGCGCGCCGCCTACGATTACGGCGCAGATGCCGTTTATGCCGGCAGCCCGCGTTACTCCCTGCGCGCCCGCAACAACGAATTTGCCAAACTCGACGTCCTCGAGCAAGGCATTAAAGAAGCGCACGAGCGCAACAAAAAATTCTTTTTGACCGTCAACACCCTGCCGCACAATTCCAAACTCAAAACCTTCGTCGCCGACATGGAGCCGCTGATTGCCATGAAACCCGACGCGCTGATTATGGCGGATCCGGGTTTGATTATGACCGTGCGCGAAAAATGGCCGGAAATGCCGATCCACCTGTCCGTACAAGCCAACACCACCAACTACTGGGGCGTGAAATTCTGGCAGAACATCGGCGTCGAACGCATCATCCTGTCGCGCGAATTGAGCATGGAAGAAATTGCCGAAATCCGCCAAGAATGCCCCGACATCGAACTCGAAGTCTTCATCCACGGCGCATTGTGCATCGCCTACTCAGGCCGTTGCCTATTGTCGGGCTATTTCAACCACCGCGACCCCAACCAAGGTACCTGCACCAACTCCTGCCGTTGGGACTACAAAGTTCACAACGCCACTGAAAGCGATGCGGGCGACGCCCAGCTTCTGCAAGGCTTCAACTTTGAAAAAGCCCAAGAAGAAGCCAACCAAAACTTCGAAGGCATCAACGGTCAGAAACGCCACCCCTACGCCGACAAAGTCTTCCTGATTGAAGAGTCCAACCGCCCAGGCGAAATGATGCCGATTATGGAAGACGAACACGGCACCTACATCATGAATTCCAAGGACCTGCGCGGTATCGAAGTCGTCGAAAAACTCGCCAAAATCGGCGTGGACAGCCTCAAAGTCGAAGGCCGCACCAAGTCGCTCTACTACGTCGCCCGCGTCTCCCAGTCCTACCGCAAAGCGATTGACGACGCCGTTGCAGGCCGTCCGTTCGACTACAGTTTGCTGAGCGAACTCGAAGGCCTCGCCAACCGCGGCTACACCAGCGGCTTCCTCGAACGCCACCAAACCCAAGACTATCAAAACTACCTCAGCGGCCATTCCACCGCCAAACAAAGCCAATACGTCGGCCACGTTACCGAAATCGACGCCGAAGGCTGGGCAACGGTGGAAGTCAAAAACCGCTTCGCCGTCGGCGACACTTTGGAAATCATCCACCCCGAAGGCAACCAAACCGTCACGCTGGAACAAATGACCCGCAAAGGCGCAGCCGTCGAAGTCGCCCCGGGCAACGGCATCCAAGTCAAAATCCCGAATATGCAGGGTAAAGAAAAAGCCTTGCTGGCTCGGGTCATCAAATAA
- a CDS encoding Lrp/AsnC family transcriptional regulator, producing MTQQITLDKTDLKILQVLQENGRLTNVELAERISLSPSPCLRRLKQLEDAGIIRRYAALLSPAAVDLGLQAFIRVSISKAKDAREDFAQSVQGWPEVLSCFALTGETDYLLHAFFTDMNAFSHFVLDTLLSHHGVQDAQSSFVLKEIKTTTSLPLSHLVRE from the coding sequence ATGACCCAGCAGATTACTTTGGATAAAACCGATTTGAAAATTTTACAGGTTTTACAGGAAAACGGACGTTTGACCAATGTTGAGCTGGCGGAACGCATCTCCCTCTCCCCCTCGCCCTGCTTACGCCGCCTCAAACAACTGGAAGACGCGGGCATCATCCGCCGCTATGCCGCCCTACTCTCTCCCGCAGCCGTCGATTTGGGCTTGCAAGCGTTTATCCGCGTTTCCATCAGCAAAGCAAAAGACGCACGCGAAGATTTCGCGCAATCGGTACAAGGATGGCCGGAAGTATTGAGCTGCTTCGCCCTTACCGGTGAAACCGACTACCTGCTCCACGCATTTTTCACCGATATGAATGCTTTTTCCCATTTCGTCTTGGATACACTCCTTTCCCACCACGGCGTACAGGACGCGCAATCAAGCTTCGTATTGAAAGAAATCAAAACCACCACCTCCCTACCGCTTTCGCATTTGGTACGGGAATAG
- the gcvT gene encoding glycine cleavage system aminomethyltransferase GcvT — protein MTALKTTPFHQAHQDAGAKLVDFAGWELPIHYGSQIAEHEAVRTDAGMFDVSHMLVTDVAGANAKAFFRKLIANDVAKLSFVGKALYSALLNDNGGVIDDLIVYRTNEAETQYRIVSNGATREKDTAQFHKVGQEFGVAFNPRYDLGMLAVQGPKAIEKLLTVKPEWADVVHNLKPFQGADLGHDWFVARTGYTGEDGVEVILPGTEAVAFFKALQQAGVQPCGLGARDTLRMEAGMNLYGNDMDDDTSPLEAGMGWTVDLKDESRDFVGKAALLALKEKGVAVKQVGLLLDKGGILRAHMEVLTDKGKGETTSGVFSPSLKQSIAIARVPKDFDGDTAKVLMRGKEVDVRVLKLPFVRNGQKQF, from the coding sequence ATGACTGCCCTGAAAACCACCCCGTTTCACCAAGCCCATCAAGATGCAGGCGCGAAGCTGGTCGATTTTGCCGGCTGGGAGCTGCCCATCCATTATGGTTCGCAAATCGCCGAACACGAAGCCGTGCGCACCGACGCAGGCATGTTCGACGTATCCCATATGCTCGTTACCGACGTCGCCGGAGCGAACGCAAAAGCCTTTTTCCGCAAACTGATTGCCAACGACGTTGCCAAACTTTCCTTCGTCGGTAAAGCCCTTTATTCCGCGCTGCTCAACGACAACGGCGGCGTGATTGACGACTTGATCGTTTACCGCACCAACGAAGCCGAAACCCAATACCGCATCGTCTCCAACGGCGCGACCCGCGAAAAAGATACCGCCCAGTTCCACAAAGTCGGACAAGAATTCGGCGTTGCCTTCAACCCGCGCTACGACCTCGGTATGCTTGCCGTGCAAGGCCCTAAAGCCATTGAAAAACTCCTGACCGTCAAACCCGAATGGGCGGATGTCGTCCACAACCTCAAACCGTTCCAAGGCGCGGATTTGGGCCACGACTGGTTTGTCGCCCGCACCGGCTACACCGGCGAAGACGGCGTCGAAGTCATCCTGCCCGGCACCGAAGCCGTCGCATTCTTCAAAGCCCTGCAACAAGCCGGCGTACAGCCCTGCGGCCTCGGCGCGCGCGACACCCTGCGCATGGAAGCTGGTATGAACCTCTACGGTAACGATATGGACGACGACACCAGCCCGCTCGAAGCAGGCATGGGCTGGACGGTTGATTTGAAAGACGAAAGCCGCGATTTCGTCGGCAAAGCCGCTTTGTTGGCATTGAAAGAAAAAGGCGTTGCCGTCAAACAAGTCGGTTTGCTGCTCGACAAAGGAGGCATCCTGCGCGCGCATATGGAAGTGTTGACCGACAAAGGCAAAGGCGAAACCACCAGCGGCGTATTCTCGCCCAGCCTGAAACAATCCATCGCCATCGCCCGCGTACCGAAAGATTTTGACGGCGATACCGCCAAAGTGCTGATGCGCGGTAAGGAAGTGGACGTGCGCGTATTGAAGCTGCCGTTTGTGCGTAATGGGCAGAAACAGTTTTAA
- a CDS encoding DUF1328 domain-containing protein, producing MLHYAVVFFVIAIIAAVLGFGGIAGSAAGIAKILFVGFLILSVLSLIFGKKK from the coding sequence ATGCTTCATTATGCAGTTGTTTTCTTCGTCATCGCCATTATTGCAGCCGTACTGGGCTTTGGTGGTATTGCAGGCAGCGCGGCAGGTATCGCTAAAATCCTGTTTGTCGGTTTCCTGATTTTGTCAGTGTTGTCCCTGATTTTTGGCAAGAAAAAATAA
- a CDS encoding Ivy family c-type lysozyme inhibitor: protein MRKSKVITIAATFWVLVTGFASAKEIYPFDLVKKQPYKAIWGQEVWREVRDKNDDWLKGAGGVATPLEPVIIGSQKYQRATVCEPHNCSDNIIYFLINSRKLVGIQFKHNDNGYLNVIRYGSRSRIEENYLINWYKRDQQKLEAMLEKP, encoded by the coding sequence ATGAGAAAAAGTAAGGTTATAACAATTGCAGCTACATTTTGGGTACTAGTTACGGGGTTTGCTTCTGCTAAAGAGATTTATCCTTTTGATTTGGTGAAAAAACAGCCGTATAAAGCAATTTGGGGACAAGAAGTATGGCGAGAAGTCAGAGATAAAAATGATGATTGGTTGAAAGGGGCGGGGGGTGTTGCTACACCATTAGAACCTGTAATAATTGGTTCACAGAAATACCAACGAGCAACAGTATGTGAACCACATAATTGTTCAGACAATATCATTTATTTTTTAATTAATTCTAGAAAGTTGGTGGGAATTCAGTTTAAACATAATGATAATGGATATTTAAACGTGATACGTTATGGCTCGCGTAGCCGAATAGAAGAAAATTATTTAATAAATTGGTATAAACGAGATCAGCAAAAATTAGAAGCAATGTTGGAAAAACCGTGA
- a CDS encoding amino acid ABC transporter permease has translation MDFRFDIIYEYRWMFFYGALTTLGLTVVATAGGSVLGLLLALARLIHPEKAGAPMRALAWVLRKVSLLYVTLFRGTPLFVQIVIWSYVWFPFFVHPTDGLLINGDEAVEIRRSYGALIAGSLALIANSGAYICEIFRAGIQSIDRGQMEAARSLGLTYPQAMRYVILPQALRRMLPPLASEFITLLKDSSLLSVIAVAELAYVQSTISGRYSVYEEPLYTVALIYLLMTTFLGWVFLRLENRYNPQHR, from the coding sequence ATGGATTTTCGGTTTGACATTATTTACGAATACCGCTGGATGTTTTTCTACGGCGCGCTGACGACGCTGGGCTTGACCGTAGTGGCGACGGCGGGCGGCTCCGTATTGGGTCTGCTGCTCGCGCTGGCGCGCTTGATTCATCCGGAAAAGGCGGGTGCGCCCATGCGCGCGCTGGCTTGGGTTTTGCGTAAGGTTTCGCTGCTGTATGTAACGTTGTTCCGTGGTACGCCGCTGTTTGTGCAGATTGTGATTTGGTCTTACGTCTGGTTCCCGTTTTTCGTCCATCCTACCGACGGTTTGCTGATTAACGGCGACGAGGCGGTGGAAATCCGACGCTCTTACGGCGCGCTGATTGCCGGTTCGCTTGCCTTGATTGCCAACTCCGGCGCGTATATCTGCGAGATTTTCCGCGCGGGCATCCAGTCCATCGACCGCGGTCAGATGGAAGCGGCGCGCTCGCTGGGTCTGACTTATCCGCAGGCTATGCGCTATGTGATTCTTCCGCAGGCTTTGCGCCGTATGCTGCCGCCGCTTGCCAGCGAATTTATTACGCTTTTGAAAGACAGCTCGCTGTTGTCCGTTATCGCCGTGGCGGAGCTGGCTTATGTGCAAAGTACGATTAGTGGCCGCTATTCCGTTTATGAAGAACCGCTCTATACCGTCGCGCTGATTTATCTCTTGATGACGACTTTCTTGGGCTGGGTGTTCCTGCGCTTGGAAAACCGCTACAACCCGCAGCATCGTTGA
- the gcvP gene encoding aminomethyl-transferring glycine dehydrogenase: MKLSELFNPNEFAARHLSFGDEAALLEALGEKSMDDFVGNTVPQSIRMPSELDLPEALTEADALAKLKAIAAKNVINKSYIGLGYYPTRVPNVILRNVLENPGWYTAYTPYQAEIAQGRLEALLNFQQVCIDLTGFPVAGASLLDEATAAAEAMAMAHRVGKVKSERFFVDERVYPQTLDVMKTRAKYFGFELVVGDFAKADEGEYFGALFQYVGKDGDVQNLQDVIGRLKAKGTIVAVAADIMSLVLLKSPAELGADIALGNTQRFGVPMGFGGPHAAYFAFKDEFKRSAPGRIIGVSKDASGKPALRMALSTREQHIRREKATSNICTAQALLANLAGMYAVYHGPEGVKRIANRIHALASAFADALASDGLKVVHEVFFDTVTVDFGSKDKADKAFQTALELGYNLHRVSDTRIAAAFHETSVREDLAVLYYAFTGNNTFTLSDDVKGRLKTEFLRQDNILQHPVFNRYHTEHEMLRYLKKLEDRDLAMNRSMISLGSCTMKLNATAEMLPITWAEFSDIHPYAPETQTAGYRELLTDMENSLKAITGFDAISFQPNSGAQGEYSGMLAIRRYQEAQGEAHRNICLIPKSAHGTNPATAAMLGLKVVVVDTDEHGNVNIDDLKAKAEQHRDALSAIMITYPSTHGVYEEGIRDICRIIHENGGQVYMDGANLNAQIGIMQPAEVGADVLHMNLHKTFCIPHGGGGPGMGPIGLKAHLAPFAPGHTLTDTHSASAEQTAVAAAAFGSASILPITWMYLTMMGKQGMEQATRWALLNANYVAKRLSEDYPVLYTGKNGRVAHECIVDLRPLKAESGITETDIAKRLMDYGFHAPTVSFPVAGTLMIEPTESESKAELDRFIAALKQIKQEVLKVERGEWPKDDNPLVNAPHTAADVTGEWAHPYSREEAVFPLPFVRENKFWPSVNRVDDVYGDRNLVCTCPPMEAYED, encoded by the coding sequence ATGAAACTATCCGAACTGTTCAACCCCAACGAATTTGCCGCGCGTCATTTGAGTTTCGGCGACGAGGCTGCGCTGTTGGAAGCGCTCGGCGAGAAGAGCATGGACGATTTTGTCGGCAACACCGTGCCGCAAAGCATCCGTATGCCGTCCGAACTCGACCTGCCCGAAGCCCTGACCGAGGCGGATGCTTTGGCGAAGCTGAAAGCCATTGCGGCGAAAAACGTGATCAACAAATCCTATATCGGTTTGGGCTATTACCCGACCCGCGTGCCGAACGTGATTTTGCGCAACGTATTGGAAAATCCGGGCTGGTACACCGCCTACACGCCGTATCAGGCGGAAATCGCGCAAGGGCGTTTGGAAGCGTTGTTGAACTTCCAGCAGGTGTGCATAGATTTGACCGGTTTCCCTGTGGCGGGCGCGTCTTTGCTGGACGAGGCGACCGCTGCCGCCGAAGCAATGGCGATGGCGCACCGCGTGGGCAAGGTGAAATCCGAACGTTTCTTTGTGGACGAGCGCGTCTATCCGCAGACTTTGGACGTGATGAAAACCCGTGCCAAATATTTCGGCTTCGAGCTGGTGGTCGGCGATTTTGCCAAAGCGGATGAAGGCGAATACTTCGGCGCGCTGTTCCAATACGTCGGCAAAGACGGCGACGTACAAAACTTGCAGGACGTCATAGGTCGTCTGAAAGCCAAAGGCACGATTGTTGCCGTTGCCGCCGACATCATGAGCTTGGTCTTGCTGAAATCGCCTGCCGAGTTGGGCGCGGACATTGCGTTGGGCAACACGCAACGCTTCGGCGTACCGATGGGCTTCGGCGGGCCGCACGCCGCTTATTTCGCGTTTAAAGACGAGTTCAAACGCTCCGCCCCCGGCCGCATCATCGGCGTATCCAAAGACGCATCGGGCAAACCCGCGCTGCGCATGGCGCTATCGACCCGCGAGCAACACATCCGCCGCGAAAAAGCCACATCCAATATTTGTACCGCGCAAGCATTGCTGGCGAACTTGGCGGGCATGTACGCCGTTTATCACGGCCCCGAAGGCGTGAAACGCATCGCCAACCGCATTCACGCGCTGGCTTCCGCCTTTGCCGACGCGCTGGCTTCAGACGGCCTGAAAGTGGTTCACGAAGTCTTCTTCGATACCGTTACCGTCGATTTCGGCAGCAAAGACAAGGCGGACAAAGCATTTCAAACCGCTTTGGAGCTGGGCTACAACCTGCACCGCGTCAGCGACACCCGAATCGCCGCCGCCTTCCACGAAACATCTGTGCGCGAAGACCTTGCCGTGTTGTACTATGCCTTCACCGGCAACAACACCTTCACGCTTTCAGACGACGTCAAAGGTCGTCTGAAAACCGAATTCCTGCGCCAAGACAATATCTTGCAACATCCCGTGTTCAACCGTTACCACACCGAACACGAAATGCTGCGCTACCTGAAAAAACTCGAAGACCGCGATTTGGCGATGAACCGCAGCATGATTTCGCTGGGCAGTTGCACCATGAAGCTCAACGCTACCGCCGAAATGCTGCCGATTACTTGGGCGGAATTCTCCGACATCCACCCCTACGCCCCCGAAACCCAAACCGCAGGCTACCGCGAACTCCTGACCGACATGGAGAACAGCCTGAAAGCCATTACCGGTTTTGACGCGATTTCCTTCCAGCCCAACTCCGGCGCGCAGGGCGAATACAGCGGTATGCTTGCCATCCGCCGCTATCAGGAAGCCCAAGGCGAAGCGCACCGCAACATCTGCCTGATTCCCAAGTCCGCCCACGGCACCAACCCCGCCACCGCCGCCATGCTCGGTTTGAAAGTCGTCGTCGTCGATACCGACGAACACGGCAACGTCAACATCGACGATTTGAAAGCCAAAGCCGAGCAACACCGCGACGCCTTGTCCGCCATCATGATTACCTACCCGTCCACCCACGGCGTGTACGAAGAAGGCATCCGCGACATCTGCCGCATCATCCATGAAAACGGCGGACAGGTTTACATGGACGGCGCCAACCTCAACGCCCAAATCGGCATCATGCAGCCCGCCGAAGTCGGCGCGGACGTATTGCACATGAACCTGCACAAAACCTTCTGCATCCCCCACGGCGGCGGCGGCCCGGGCATGGGGCCCATCGGTCTGAAAGCCCACCTCGCCCCATTTGCCCCAGGCCATACCCTGACCGACACGCACAGCGCAAGTGCCGAGCAAACCGCCGTTGCCGCCGCTGCGTTCGGTTCCGCGTCCATCCTGCCGATTACCTGGATGTACCTGACCATGATGGGCAAACAAGGCATGGAGCAGGCAACGCGCTGGGCATTGCTCAACGCCAACTACGTCGCCAAACGCCTGAGCGAAGACTATCCCGTCCTCTACACAGGCAAAAACGGCCGCGTCGCGCACGAATGTATCGTCGATTTGCGTCCGCTCAAAGCCGAAAGCGGCATCACCGAAACCGACATCGCCAAACGCCTGATGGACTACGGCTTCCACGCCCCGACCGTCTCCTTCCCCGTTGCCGGCACGCTGATGATCGAGCCGACCGAAAGCGAGAGCAAAGCCGAACTCGACCGCTTCATCGCCGCCCTGAAACAAATCAAACAGGAAGTGTTGAAAGTCGAACGCGGCGAATGGCCGAAAGACGACAACCCACTGGTCAACGCCCCGCACACCGCCGCCGATGTAACCGGCGAATGGGCGCATCCGTACTCCCGCGAAGAAGCCGTCTTCCCGCTGCCTTTCGTGCGCGAAAACAAATTCTGGCCGAGCGTCAACCGCGTGGACGACGTGTACGGCGACCGGAATCTGGTCTGCACCTGCCCGCCGATGGAAGCGTATGAAGATTAA
- the gcvH gene encoding glycine cleavage system protein GcvH, whose product MSNNIPAELKYVASHEWLRLEEDGTITVGITHHAQELLGDIVFVELPEVGANLAAEEQAGVVESVKAASDVYAPIAGEVVAVNEDLPSAPETANSDPYGAGWFFKIKPVNPADYDGLLTAEQYAGEVD is encoded by the coding sequence ATGAGCAACAACATCCCAGCCGAACTGAAATACGTTGCCAGCCACGAATGGCTGCGCCTTGAAGAAGACGGTACCATCACCGTCGGCATTACCCACCACGCGCAAGAGTTATTGGGCGACATCGTGTTCGTCGAGCTGCCCGAAGTCGGCGCAAACCTTGCCGCTGAAGAACAAGCCGGTGTGGTTGAGTCTGTGAAAGCCGCGTCCGACGTGTACGCGCCGATTGCAGGCGAAGTCGTTGCCGTCAACGAAGATTTGCCCAGCGCGCCGGAAACCGCCAACAGCGACCCTTACGGTGCAGGCTGGTTTTTCAAAATCAAACCTGTCAACCCTGCAGACTACGACGGCCTGCTGACTGCCGAGCAATACGCGGGCGAAGTGGATTGA
- a CDS encoding DNA-3-methyladenine glycosylase I encodes MNYCEFVAALPNNTDNPNKHYHDKQYGFPISDDNELFGRLVLEINQAGLSWTLMLKKQQAFRAAFKDFDIDTVAAFDEADIERLLADAGIVRNRLKINAAIYNARQIKQIQQEYGSFKNWLDAHHPLDKAEWVKLFKKHFKFVGGEIVGEFLMSTGYLPGAHIESCPVYQEVLECRPKWAEVV; translated from the coding sequence ATGAATTACTGCGAATTTGTTGCCGCCCTTCCGAACAATACGGACAATCCGAACAAACATTACCACGATAAGCAATACGGTTTTCCGATTTCAGACGACAATGAGTTGTTCGGACGGCTGGTTTTGGAAATCAATCAGGCGGGTTTGAGCTGGACGTTGATGCTGAAGAAACAACAGGCGTTTCGGGCTGCATTTAAAGATTTCGATATTGACACTGTCGCCGCATTCGACGAAGCCGACATCGAACGCCTGCTTGCCGATGCAGGCATCGTCCGCAACCGCTTGAAAATCAATGCTGCGATTTATAACGCACGGCAAATCAAACAAATACAGCAAGAATACGGCTCATTCAAAAACTGGCTGGATGCACACCATCCGCTCGACAAAGCCGAATGGGTGAAGCTGTTTAAAAAACATTTCAAATTTGTCGGTGGCGAAATCGTCGGCGAATTTCTGATGAGTACCGGCTACCTGCCCGGCGCGCATATTGAAAGCTGTCCGGTTTATCAAGAAGTTTTAGAATGCCGCCCGAAATGGGCAGAGGTCGTCTGA